The Pseudomonadota bacterium region GGCTATGAAAGTTAAAAAAATTGATCATATCTGTATTGCAGTGAAAAATCTGGAAGAAGCAAAGAAAATCTGGGAACCTATTTTAGGGAAGCCAAAACCTGATGATGCATACGTCGATGAGCCTGAAAAAATCCGGGTGGCACGATACTGGGTAGGTGAAGTGGGTTTTGAACTCATGGAATCGACTACACCAGACGGAGATGTGGCGAAGTTCATCGAAAAGAGGGGCGAAGGCATAATGATAATCAGCTTCAACGTAGACAATACACGGGAGGCAATGGCTGAATTAAAAGAAAAAGAGTACCCTTTTATTGGTGGAGCCAGGCCATTCCGTGACTGTGAGTTTGCCTTTATTCACCCAAAAAAGGTAAATGGTGTATTACTCGAATTAATAGATTACAAGTGGGAAGAATTCAAAAAGTAAGTGCTCAAAAAGCAGGGTACAGCGGATAGGGTTGAGTTTATTATACCCTAATCCTTGTCCTAAATCCTAAGCACAAAAGGAGGGGGGATGGATTCTAAAAAAAAATTGTATGTGTCTGTATCAAACCCCTTATTACTTAAACCTGAAAGACCACTACCTAAAGAAGTTGCTATAGTTGGTGCAGGAACAATTGGCCCAGATATTGGATATTATCTGAAGACCGCATTGCCTGAAACTAAGCTCTTTCTTGTGGACATTATTGATGAACCTCTAAAGAAGGCAGAGAAGAGGCTTTTAGGATACACAGCCAAATCAGTCGAGAGAGGGAAAGTAAAAGAAGACCTCGCGAAAAAGATACACGATAATATTATCTATACAACCGACTATGGTGTAATCAAGAATGCCGACTTTGTGATTGAAGCAGCTACTGAAAATATTCCTCTCAAGCAAAAAATCTTTGCCCAGATAGAAGAATTAGTAAGTGAGAACACGATTATCACTTCAAACACAAGCTCAATTCCCGCTGACCGTATCTTTCTGAAAATGAAAAAACCAGAGAGGGCTACTGTTACCCATTTTTTTGCACCAGCATGGCGGAGTTTGGCTGTAGAAGTGATAAGTTGGGAGAAGGCCGACCCGAAGGTTGTCGACTACCTGATGTGGATGTTCGCCGCCACCGGCAAAGCCCCAGTGATGACCGGTAACGCTATTTGCTTCCTACTCGATCGCCCTTGGGACAACTGGTGCAACGAGGCAGCCTAC contains the following coding sequences:
- a CDS encoding VOC family protein, translated to MKVKKIDHICIAVKNLEEAKKIWEPILGKPKPDDAYVDEPEKIRVARYWVGEVGFELMESTTPDGDVAKFIEKRGEGIMIISFNVDNTREAMAELKEKEYPFIGGARPFRDCEFAFIHPKKVNGVLLELIDYKWEEFKK